Genomic DNA from Mycolicibacterium helvum:
GGTCGTTGAGTCCGGTTCGAGGAGTCTCTTTCGGGCGGTGGCGAATTCGGCGTCGGTGAGGTCGCCCCGGTCTCGCATGGTTTTCAGCGTGCGCAACCGGTCAGCGACTTCGGGCTCGAGATCAGTGGGTTGTGGGGCGGCCCGCAGGATCGGCTCGTCTTCGATCAGCTCGATATGGTCTGGCCGATCCGGGTCGATGCGCACCGCCACCCGGTCCTCGGACTCGGGCACCTCGCCGAGGGTGAACGTCCCGGTCAGGCGGGCCTCGTAAGACGCTGCGCCGTCGGATCGTTCGATGCTCAGGCGCAGCACACGGCGGCCGGCATCCTTGTTGACCACGACGTTGAAGACCGGCCGGATCACCTCGAGGACAACACCGGTCCCCCGCACGCCGTCGCGGCGTAGCCGATCCACTTCTGCGACCCGGACGACCAGCAAGGTCGCGTATCCGGCGATAAGTACGGTCCACAACACCAGCCACCACAGGGACAGCGGCGCCGTCCAGTCGGCGGCCCACGGAACCATTGACGCAATGAACCATCCGGGCAGTACGGGGCGCGGTGATCGGCGCGAAATCATCAGGAAGACAACGAACTGCGCGACGTACCCGACCAGCCAGACACCGAGCACCCGGCCGCTGGCCGCCGCCGAACCGACGTGGTCGAGCATCCGGGTACCAATCAGGGCCGGCACCACGATCAGTGCGTACCACAGCGCCGAGAGGATCGCGATCGTCCGCCACATCACCGGGACACGGTATACCTCACCTCACGCCCCCACGACGTGGCAGGCCGGGGCGAGCACGGTGATCAGCCCGGACGAACCGTCGACGCGGACGCGCATGCCCGAGCACAGCCGCGTGGCACCATCGGCAATACCGGCCACGAAGGGCACCCGGAGTTCGGTCGCTGCTCGCGCCGCGTCGGCCAGCGTGGCTCCGCCGTCGGTGAGTACCGCGGCCGGTGTGCCGAGCAGCGGGACGGAATCGATGTCGGCGGTGGTGACGACGGCGATCTCGCCGGCCTGCAGGCGGGCATCGGCAGCCGAGTCGATCACCCGGACGGTGCCCTCCACGACACCGGGAAAGAGGCCAGATCCGTGCAGCTCGTCGGCAACCCGCGCCGCAACGGGCACCGCGAGAGGCGTCCACGTGGTGTCGATCACCGCGGGCAACCGCACGCCCTGCAGCCGCTCCCGCTCGGTGATGCGGCCCTTGATGCGCAGTCGGCTGTCGGCCGGCGGGCCGAGAGCTTCCTCGACGGTCAGGTAGAAGACGTCGCCGGGCGCCGTGTGCTTGTCCTCGGCAACCAGCCGGCGGCCCAATTCTCTTACCGTAAGCCGCATTTGGTGGGTGAATCGCATCGTGGTGTCATACGCCAGCGCCCGGCATGCCTGCGGGCCGGGCAGTGTCGGCTCGTCCTCGCGCGCCGCCGGACTCGGCACCCGCAGCGCGGCCGCGATCACCGCGTCGGGCCGGTCGGACAGCACCGAGGCCGCCAGCTCGGCAGAACCAGGGCCGCGATGCCCCAGGTGGGCGAGGGCGGAGTCGAATGCAGTTGCGACCATGGGCGCGGCGGTGCGGGTGGTCGCCAGGTCGCCGGCTTCCAGTGCGATCTGTGCATAGGGGTGTGCGCGCAACACCCGCGCCAACGAGTCGATCTCGGCGCGCAGACTCACCGTCTCGCCCGCGGCGTCCAGCTGTGCCGGCGCCACCTCAGCGAACAACAGCGCAAGTGCCGCGAGCACCCATCCTTCATGAATCCTGCTGCGCAGCAGTCGCACTCGTGCCTCGAGCTGAGCGTCACCCAGCAACGTGAGCTTGGCGGCGTCGCACCGCTCGGTATCCGCGGCCGCGCGGTAGGCGTGCAGATGACGACCGTACATGCGTGCTGAGGAGATCAGGCGGGTCGTCGACATGGCTGCGGTGATCGATGCGAGCAGCCCCGGCCCTGGCGCCGGCCGGTCAGCGGGGGCGCGCAGCCGCTGCGACAACGCGGAGGCGCGGGTGGGCAGACGAGGTTCGGCCGCGGCGAGGGCCGACGCACCGAGATAGATCCGATGGCCGAACACCGCGACCAGTCGGCTCTCCCACTCGGCGGCCACCGGGTCGCGCAGATCCAGCAGCTGGGCCAGGGTCCGCCCGGCGACCCGCAAGCCGGCCAGATGCAGATCCAGCGACATCGGGGTGAGCGGTCCGGCGGTGGTCTCGCGCAGCGGACTGGCGACGAACAGCGGGAAGCGTGGGTCGATGCGATCGTCGAATTCGCCGCCGGCATCCCCGATTGCTGCGCTTCGCACTTCGTTGCCGCCTGAGCGCGGAAGACCCGCGACGGGCATCGGGATCCGGCCGGCGGCCGCAACCGCACCGTCCGGACCCATCTTGCGGCCCTGTAGGCCGCGCACGGTATCGGTGACGGCCTCGGTTGCGCCCCAGCCGCATTCGAATTTCCAGTTGCGGCCGACGCCGGCCAGATCCAGCGGCGGGCACAGCTGGGGCCAGCCCTGCACACCGCGCACTTTCGGTCGCGGGTCAATGCCGCCGAGAATCCGACGCGCCGACGCCGCGGTGGTGGTGTCGACGGTGGCGAGATCCACCACGCCGGTGCGGTCGCTATCCACGGCGATAACCAAAAACCGGATCAGATCGTCGATGTGCAGCACATGCAGCGGCCCCGGGACGTCGGTGTTCAGTAGCGCGGCCACCGATCGGCAGACCAGCGCGTCGGCCTGGCGACCCAGCGGTGCGGCGATGCGTACCACCAGGTTTGGCGCCCAGCCGGAGCTGACGAGGTCTTCGGCCTGCTGCCAGGTGTCGGGTGCGAGCAGGGACAGCGAGGGGAAGATCATGCGGGCACCGCCGCGGGCAGCGGCATCGCAGATCCGGGCGACGTCAGCTGAGCCGGTGGTGCCGCCGGCGGCTGGGAGGTGAACGATGACGTCTGCGATCTCCGCCAGTCGGTACAGGACCGGGTGGGTCAGCGCGGCGCAGACGAAATCGACTCCGGGATCGAGGTCACGATGGGCTCGTTCGGCGATGGCGTAGACGTCATGACCGGCTGCCAGCAAGCTCTGGGCGAGTGCGCGACCCAGCTCTCCGGCGACCTCAGTGAGCAAAATCCGCATGCCAGGCCCTACTTCCCCGTGCAATGACGAGAATAGGCAGGCCCAGGGAAAAATTCGACACTTTGGGCGGTCGCCCAAACAGAATCCAGTGGGCGGTTGCCCAACGCGCTCAGACCAGGCTGGCCCTGCCGTCGGCATGCACCCGCACCTTGGCGCCCGCGATGTCTTCGCGCACGGTCACCGCTGCCGCCTCGGGGTCCTCGACAAGGGCCATCACCCTGGCGTCGTCGCTGGTCCGCACCGTGAGGAAGGCCTTTTGCGGCTGCCCGTCACGGTCGAACGGCGTGGTCCAGGACTCCACCGTGCCCTCGCCGTCCCACTCGACGAGTGCCCGGCGGGTGGGCTTACGGTCGACCTCGGCCTGGACGTCCTCCCAGCGGAAGGCCGCGGGCGGCGGGGTGGCGCTGTAGACGCCGAAGCTGTGCTTGGTGAGGTAGCCGCCGTTGGCGGTGATCAGGCCGCGGGCAGCGGGGTTGGCACGCAGCAGATCGGTCATGGTGGCGATCGAGTGCATGACGTAGTTGTTCCACGGTCCGCCGGCGAAGGTGAGCCCGCCGGTGACCGTCAACAGCCGCTGCGGGTCGTCGGTGGGCAGTCCGAGTTCGCGGGCGGCCACCTGTACCGCCGACGGGAAGCACGAATAGACGTCGATATGGTCGAGGTCGTCGACGCCGACACCGGCCAGTTCGAGGGCGCGACTGCCGCCGATCCGGATCGCCGGGGAGCGATGCAACTCGTGGCGTTCGGCCACGGCGTAGGTGTCATGCGAGTCGGTGCCCGCGTAGGGGAAGACCCACTGATCGCGTGGGATCTGCAGATAGGTGGCCTTCTCCGCCGAACAGAGGATCACCACAGCGGCCTGGTTGACCATGTTGTTGGAGTTCATCAACTTCGGGTAGGGCCAGCTGATCATGCGGTTGTCCGGGCTGGCCTGCCCGATCTGCTCGGCAGTACGCGCCTGGCGGCTCCACGCGTGCGGGTTGCCCGCCGCCACCTCGCTGAACCGTGCCCACAGCGCCGCGATGCGGTGCTGGTGCTCCTGGACGGTCTCGCCGTTGGCGATCCGCAGCGCCTGCTCGAACAGTGGATAGACGAACGAGGGCCGGTCCAGCCCGATGCGGTCCTCTGCGGGGCCCGACATCGGAACGTCCTCCCCACCGGGCGGCACTGGCACCGTATCGTCCTGTTGGGTCCAGTCCGGCTTGATCCCTTTGGCGCGCAGGCGCATCCGAGTCCGCCAGGTTTCCCCGCCGGCGAGCAGGACGACATCGGCGCGGCCGTTCTGAATGTCCAGGCAGGCTTGATTGACCAGCGATTGCGGCGTGTTGCCGCCGACCCCGGTGTAGCGAGTGGCCGCCTCGGGCGCCCCGATCCGCTGGCCCAACAGCAGCCCGGGATCGCGGTAGCGCCACGACAGCAGGTTGACCACCCGGATCGCATCGACGGCCCGCAACACCCGCGGATCGGCCGCCTCCCGTGCGGCCGCGACCATCAGGTCGACGGGTTCGATGTCGGCGTCGTCGCGTTGGTTGACCTGTCCAGCCCCGACGAGTACCGGCGTCCGAGGATCCATCGACGATGCCTTCCGTAGTCATGGCCGTGTTTGACGGCTGTCAAAACCTAGCACCGGCTGCCGAGGCAGCGACGATTGGTATCGGCGTCCATGTCAGGATGTCGCCATGACGGTGGTTCTGGTGCATGGCAATCCGGAGACCGACGCGATCTGGGGTCCGCTGGTCGCCGCACTCCAACGCGACGACGTGGTGCGGCTGTCCCCACCGGGATTCGGGGCTCCGCTGCCCGCGGATTTCCCAATGACATACCTGGCGTACCGGGATTGGCTGGAAGCCGAGCTGGAACGTTTCGACACCCCCGTCGACCTGGTCGGCCATGACTGGGGCGGCGGTCACGTGATCAACCTCGTGATGCACCGTCCAGAACTGGTGCGCAGCTGGGCCAGCGATGTGCTCGGCATTCTGCACCCCGACTACGTCTGGCATGACATGGCACAGGTGTGGCAGACCCCGGACGCCGGCGAAGAACTGGTCGAGGCGATGATCGGCGGCTCGGTCGAAGACCGCGTTCCCCAGCTCACGATGCTCGGGATTCCCGAGGACGTCGCCACCGAATTGGCCGTCGCGCAGGGCCCGGAGATGGGCCGGGCGATCCTGGCGCTGTACCGCTCGGCCAGCCAACCGGCGATGGCCGAGGCGGGGCTCTCGCTCGGCAACGCCGCGGCGCGTCCGGGATTGTCGCTACTGGCGACCGAAGACACCTACGTCGGCAGCGACGACCTGCGGCGACAGGCCGCCGCGCGGGCGGGTGCCCGCACCGAGGTGCTCGACGGCCTCGGGCACTGGTGGATGCTTCAGGATCCCGCGCGAGGCGCGCAAGCACTCACCGACTTCTGGACGTCACTGAGCTGATTCACAGCCGGTTCTACTGCACCACCGCGGACGCGGTGCAAGCATGGCCCAGTCGCGGTCAATAAGTCGGCCGCCGGGGAAGGGACCGCCATGGCCGAAGAATTCCGCGGAGTCATCAAGCTCGACATCAGGGATTCGGTCCCCGACTGGACGCCCTATCAGCTCAAGAAGGCACCTGAGGACGCGCCCAACGTCCTGATCGTCCTCTACGACGACACCGGCCAGGCGGCCTGGTCGCCCTATGGCGGCCGGATCAACATGCCCACCCTGGACCGGCTGGCCGACAACGGCGTCACCTACACCCAGTGGCATACCACCGCGCTGTGCTCCCCCACCCGCTCCACCTTTCTCACCGGACGCAACCACCACGTGAACCGCTGCGCCTCGATCACCGAGGGTTCGATGGGCTTTCCCGGCGCAGCCGGCCGGCTGCCGGCCGAGTGCGCCACCATCGGACAGGTCCTGCAGGACAACGGATACGCCACGATGTGGCTGGGCAAGAACCACAACGTCCCGGTGGAGGACCTGTCGGCAGGCGGCAGCCGTTCGGAGTGGCCGCTGTCCAAGGGTTTCGACCGTTTCTACGGTTTCCTGGGCGGCGAGACCAACCAGTGGTATCCGGACCTCGTCGAGGACAGCCACTTCATCGAACCGCCCTACGCGCCGGAGGACGGGTACCACCTCTCCAAGGATCTCGCCGACCAGGCATTGCGGATGCTGCGCGACATCCGCTCGGCCAGCCCGTCCAAGCCGTGGTTCATGTGGTTCTGCCCCGGCGCCAACCACGCGCCCCACCACGCCCCGCAGGAGTACATCGACAAGTACAAGGGCGTCTTCGACGACGGCTACGAGGCCTACCGGGAGTGGGTGCTGGCCCGGATGATCGAACGCGGAGTGCTTCCCGAAGGCACCGAGCTGACGCCGCTGAACCCGATGCCCGCCGACGTGGCAAACGAGGCCGACTATGTGCGGCCATGGGCCGAGCTCAACGACGACGAGAAGCGGCTGTTCTGCCGGATGGCAGAGGTGTTCGCCGGGTTCTCGGAGTACACCGACGTCCAGGTCGGCCGCATCGTCGACTACCTGGAGAAGACCGGCCAGCTGGACAACACGCTGATCCTGTACTGCGCCGACAACGGCGCGTCCGGTGAGGGCACCCCCAACGGGTCGGTCAACGAGAACAAGTTCTTCAACGGCTATCCCGACAGCCTCGAAGAGAACATGTCCTACTTTGACGAGCTGGGCGGCCCGGAGACCTACAACCACTACCCGACCGGCTGGGCGGTGGCGTTCTCCACGCCGTTCCAGATGTTCAAGCGGTATGCGCAGTACGCCGGCGGCACATGTGACCCGCTGGTCGTGCACTGGCCCAAGGGCATCAAGGCCAAGGGCGAGATGCGGCACCAGTACCACCACTGCACCGACATCGTGCCAACGATCCTCGAAGCCGTCGGCCTGGAGATGCCCACGGTGTATCGCGGGGTCGAGCAGTACCCGCTCAACGGGGTGTCGATGCGCTACAGCTTCGACGACGCCCATGCGCCGACCACCAAGAAACGGCAGTACTTCTCGATGCTCGGCACCCGCGGGATCTGGCAGGACGGCTGGAAGGCCGCCGCCCTGCACGCGCCGATCAGTGGCAAGGGCCATTTCGACGCCGACCGCTGGGAGCTCTATCACGTCGACTCCGACCGCGCTGAGGCGCGCAACATCGCCGACCGGTATCCGGAGAAACTGCAGGAACTCATCGACGCGTGGTTCGATGAGGCCGAAACGAACTTCGTTCTCCCCCTTGATGACCGCCCGGCGATCGAACAGATCAGCGACGTCCGGCCGCAGGGCGAACCGCCACGGTCGCGCTACATCTACTTCCCCGACACCTCACCAGTGCCGGAGTCGACTGCGGTCAACATCCGTGGCCGCTCCTACAAGATCCTCGCTGACGTCGAGGTGACTCCGCAGTCGCAGGGCGTGATCTTCGCGCACGGCTCCCGCTTCGGCGGCCACACGCTGTTCATCAAGGACCACAAACTCCACTACGTCTACAACTTCCTCGGTATCAAACCCGAGCAGAGCTTCGTCTCCCCCGAACTCGACACCGGCCAGCTGACGCTGGGCGTGGAGTTCGTCCGCGACGGCGCCGGCGAGCACGGCGAATCGCTGGGGACGGCGAGACTGTATGTCGGACAACAGGTTGTGGCCGAGGGACCGATG
This window encodes:
- a CDS encoding SHOCT domain-containing protein, which produces MWRTIAILSALWYALIVVPALIGTRMLDHVGSAAASGRVLGVWLVGYVAQFVVFLMISRRSPRPVLPGWFIASMVPWAADWTAPLSLWWLVLWTVLIAGYATLLVVRVAEVDRLRRDGVRGTGVVLEVIRPVFNVVVNKDAGRRVLRLSIERSDGAASYEARLTGTFTLGEVPESEDRVAVRIDPDRPDHIELIEDEPILRAAPQPTDLEPEVADRLRTLKTMRDRGDLTDAEFATARKRLLEPDSTTE
- a CDS encoding PEP-utilizing enzyme — its product is MRILLTEVAGELGRALAQSLLAAGHDVYAIAERAHRDLDPGVDFVCAALTHPVLYRLAEIADVIVHLPAAGGTTGSADVARICDAAARGGARMIFPSLSLLAPDTWQQAEDLVSSGWAPNLVVRIAAPLGRQADALVCRSVAALLNTDVPGPLHVLHIDDLIRFLVIAVDSDRTGVVDLATVDTTTAASARRILGGIDPRPKVRGVQGWPQLCPPLDLAGVGRNWKFECGWGATEAVTDTVRGLQGRKMGPDGAVAAAGRIPMPVAGLPRSGGNEVRSAAIGDAGGEFDDRIDPRFPLFVASPLRETTAGPLTPMSLDLHLAGLRVAGRTLAQLLDLRDPVAAEWESRLVAVFGHRIYLGASALAAAEPRLPTRASALSQRLRAPADRPAPGPGLLASITAAMSTTRLISSARMYGRHLHAYRAAADTERCDAAKLTLLGDAQLEARVRLLRSRIHEGWVLAALALLFAEVAPAQLDAAGETVSLRAEIDSLARVLRAHPYAQIALEAGDLATTRTAAPMVATAFDSALAHLGHRGPGSAELAASVLSDRPDAVIAAALRVPSPAAREDEPTLPGPQACRALAYDTTMRFTHQMRLTVRELGRRLVAEDKHTAPGDVFYLTVEEALGPPADSRLRIKGRITERERLQGVRLPAVIDTTWTPLAVPVAARVADELHGSGLFPGVVEGTVRVIDSAADARLQAGEIAVVTTADIDSVPLLGTPAAVLTDGGATLADAARAATELRVPFVAGIADGATRLCSGMRVRVDGSSGLITVLAPACHVVGA
- a CDS encoding acetyl-CoA acetyltransferase yields the protein MDPRTPVLVGAGQVNQRDDADIEPVDLMVAAAREAADPRVLRAVDAIRVVNLLSWRYRDPGLLLGQRIGAPEAATRYTGVGGNTPQSLVNQACLDIQNGRADVVLLAGGETWRTRMRLRAKGIKPDWTQQDDTVPVPPGGEDVPMSGPAEDRIGLDRPSFVYPLFEQALRIANGETVQEHQHRIAALWARFSEVAAGNPHAWSRQARTAEQIGQASPDNRMISWPYPKLMNSNNMVNQAAVVILCSAEKATYLQIPRDQWVFPYAGTDSHDTYAVAERHELHRSPAIRIGGSRALELAGVGVDDLDHIDVYSCFPSAVQVAARELGLPTDDPQRLLTVTGGLTFAGGPWNNYVMHSIATMTDLLRANPAARGLITANGGYLTKHSFGVYSATPPPAAFRWEDVQAEVDRKPTRRALVEWDGEGTVESWTTPFDRDGQPQKAFLTVRTSDDARVMALVEDPEAAAVTVREDIAGAKVRVHADGRASLV
- a CDS encoding alpha/beta fold hydrolase, whose product is MTVVLVHGNPETDAIWGPLVAALQRDDVVRLSPPGFGAPLPADFPMTYLAYRDWLEAELERFDTPVDLVGHDWGGGHVINLVMHRPELVRSWASDVLGILHPDYVWHDMAQVWQTPDAGEELVEAMIGGSVEDRVPQLTMLGIPEDVATELAVAQGPEMGRAILALYRSASQPAMAEAGLSLGNAAARPGLSLLATEDTYVGSDDLRRQAAARAGARTEVLDGLGHWWMLQDPARGAQALTDFWTSLS
- a CDS encoding arylsulfatase, coding for MAEEFRGVIKLDIRDSVPDWTPYQLKKAPEDAPNVLIVLYDDTGQAAWSPYGGRINMPTLDRLADNGVTYTQWHTTALCSPTRSTFLTGRNHHVNRCASITEGSMGFPGAAGRLPAECATIGQVLQDNGYATMWLGKNHNVPVEDLSAGGSRSEWPLSKGFDRFYGFLGGETNQWYPDLVEDSHFIEPPYAPEDGYHLSKDLADQALRMLRDIRSASPSKPWFMWFCPGANHAPHHAPQEYIDKYKGVFDDGYEAYREWVLARMIERGVLPEGTELTPLNPMPADVANEADYVRPWAELNDDEKRLFCRMAEVFAGFSEYTDVQVGRIVDYLEKTGQLDNTLILYCADNGASGEGTPNGSVNENKFFNGYPDSLEENMSYFDELGGPETYNHYPTGWAVAFSTPFQMFKRYAQYAGGTCDPLVVHWPKGIKAKGEMRHQYHHCTDIVPTILEAVGLEMPTVYRGVEQYPLNGVSMRYSFDDAHAPTTKKRQYFSMLGTRGIWQDGWKAAALHAPISGKGHFDADRWELYHVDSDRAEARNIADRYPEKLQELIDAWFDEAETNFVLPLDDRPAIEQISDVRPQGEPPRSRYIYFPDTSPVPESTAVNIRGRSYKILADVEVTPQSQGVIFAHGSRFGGHTLFIKDHKLHYVYNFLGIKPEQSFVSPELDTGQLTLGVEFVRDGAGEHGESLGTARLYVGQQVVAEGPMRAQIGPFTLCGDGLCVGYDSADPVSRAYPPGFPFTGGRILGVGVDVSGDQYLDLEREAAAAFARD